One Solanum lycopersicum chromosome 2, SLM_r2.1 genomic region harbors:
- the LOC101258612 gene encoding beta-galactosidase 8-like isoform X1 encodes MESKKLLLVIILSMLLVFEKGASTTVTYDHKALVIDGKRRILQSGSIHYPRTTPEIWPEIIRKAKEGGLDVIESYVFWNYHEPVKGEYYFEGRFDLVRFVKTVQEAGLYVHLRIGPYACAEWNYGGFPMWLHFIPGIKFRTTNELFKNEMKLFLAKIVDLMKDENLFATQGGPIILAQVVSFIFVMMDVFVVENEYGNVEWAYGVSGELYVKWAAETAVNLNTTVPWVMCAQEDAPDSVINTCNGFYCDRFTPNSLSKPKMWTENYVGWFLAFGYPVPFRPVEDLAFAVARFFETGGTFQNYYMYFGGTNFGRTAGGPLVATSYDYDAPIDEYGFISQPKWGHLRDLHKAIKHCEEYLVNADPIHLSLGLKLEAHVYYKSSNDCAAFLANYGNSSDANVTFNGKSYFLHAWSVSILPDCKNVIFNTAKVVSQKTTGSTAFTHNTVTIENSLESDPWGWYQEKVGIANNHSFASPRLLEQINTTKDTSDFLWYTTSINVEENIKKRKAKELQLMVGSLGHAALVFVNKKPVGFGYGNHDDASFVLSKKIHLKQGNNTVDILSMMVGLQNYGPWFDISGAGVFSVIFSDLKNSKNFSSTEWIYQVGLEGEYLGLDKVSLANSSLWIQGSSVPVHQSLIWYKTSFSPPEGRGPISLNLSSMGKGQAWVNGQHIGRYWSSYRSPSTGCSDNCDYRGAYDSWKCLKKCGQPAQVLYHVPRSWLKPEKNLLVLHEELGGDPSKISFSTRSGQTICAHVSELDPPPVDTWKTDKDQTSQEPSLQLNCEQGWTITAVNFASFGTPTGDCGAFIEGSCHWDVLSIVHQGCVGKSGCSIPITMAKLGDPCPGVQKSLAVEAFCSV; translated from the exons ATGGAAAGTAAGAAATTGTTGTTGGTAATAATATTGTCTATGcttttagtttttgaaaaagGGGCGTCGACGACAGTAACTTATGATCACAAGGCATTGGTTATTGATGGAAAGAGGAGAATTTTGCAATCAGGATCAATACATTATCCAAGAACTACACCTGAA ATATGGCCAGAGATCATTAGAAAGGCTAAGGAAGGCGGATTGGACGTGATAGAGAGTTATGTTTTCTGGAATTATCATGAACCTGTCAAAGGAGAG TACTACTTTGAAGGCAGGTTTGACCTTGTACGGTTTGTGAAGACAGTACAAGAAGCTGGCCTATACGTGCATCTCCGTATAGGTCCATATGCCTGTGCTGAATGGAACTATGG GGGCTTCCCTATGTGGCTACACTTTATCCCTGGAATAAAGTTTCGAACAACAAATGAACTTTTTAAG AATGAAATGAAACTCTTTCTTGCCAAGATTGTTGATCTTATGAAGGATGAGAACCTCTTCGCTACACAAGGAGGTCCAATCATACTCGCTCAGGTTGTTTCTTTCATCTTTGTGATGATGGATGTCTTTGTG GTAGAAAATGAGTATGGAAATGTTGAATGGGCATATGGAGTCAGCGGagagctatatgtaaaatgggCTGCAGAAACTGCTGTTAATCTTAATACGACCGTCCCTTGGGTGATGTGTGCACAAGAAGATGCACCTGATTCAGTT ATAAACACATGTAATGGATTCTATTGTGATCGCTTCACTCCAAATTCCCTGTCCAAGCCAAAGATGTGGACAGAAAACTACGTTGGATG GTTCCTTGCATTTGGTTATCCTGTTCCTTTTCGACCTGTTGAAGACTTGGCTTTTGCTGTAGCACgtttttttgaaactggtggtacatttcaaaattattacatG TATTTTGGTGGCACCAATTTTGGTCGAACAGCTGGAGGTCCTCTAGTAGCAACAAGCTACGACTATGATGCCCCCATAGATGAGTATG GTTTCATAAGTCAGCCAAAGTGGGGCCACCTACGCGATTTACACAAGGCTATAAAACACTGTGAAGAATATTTGGTCAATGCAGATCCAATTCATTTGTCCCTTGGTCTGAAACTTGAG GCACATGTATATTACAAGAGCTCCAATGACTGTGCAGCCTTCCTTGCTAACTATGGTAACAGTTCAGATGCAAATGTTACATTTAATGGGAAGTCATATTTTCTTCATGCTTGGTCTGTTAGCATCCTTCCAGACTGTAAGAATGTCATATTCAACACGGCGAAG GTTGTTTCACAAAAAACGACAGGAAGTACAGCATTTACTCACAACACGGTTACTATTGAAAATTCGCTGGAGTCAGATCCTTGGGGCTGGTACCAAGAAAAAGTTGGCATCGCGAATAATCATTCGTTTGCATCACCGCGCTTACTAGAGCAGATAAATACAACAAAGGATACCAGTGATTTCCTTTGGTATACAACAAG TATAAATGTGGAGGAGAACATCAAGAAGAGGAAAGCCAAAGAATTGCAGTTAATGGTTGGAAGCTTAGGACATGCAGCTCTTGTTTTTGTAAACAAGAAACCAGTTG GATTTGGCTATGGTAATCATGATGATGCAAGCTTTGTGCTAAGTAAGAAAATCCATCTTAAGCAAGGAAACAACACAGTGGACATATTGAGCATGATGGTTGGTTTGCAG AACTATGGACCATGGTTTGACATCTCTGGAGCAGGTGTATTTTCTGTTATCTTCAGTGATTTGAAGAATTCCAAGAATTTTTCTTCTACAGAATGGATCTACCAG GTAGGTCTTGAAGGTGAGTATCTTGGACTTGATAAAGTTAGTCTTGCAAATAGTTCTCTGTGGATTCAGGGGAGTTCTGTCCCAGTACATCAGAGTTTGATATGGTACAAG ACAAGTTTTTCTCCTCCAGAAGGAAGAGGCCCTATATCGCTAAATCTGTCAAGTATGGGTAAAGGTCAGGCATGGGTAAATGGGCAGCATATAGGGAGATACTGGTCTTCTTATCGTTCACCCTCAACAGGCTGTTCTGATAATTGTGACTACAGAGGAGCTTATGATTCATGGAAATGTTTGAAGAAATGTGGTCAACCTGCTCAAGTGTT GTACCATGTACCACGCAGTTGGTTAAAGCCAGAAAAGAACTTGCTTGTGCTGCATGAAGAGCTTGGTGGTGACCcttcaaaaatatctttctcAACGCGATCTGGGCAAACAATTTGTGCTCATGTATCTGAGTTAGATCCTCCACCTGTTGATACTTGGAAGACAGACAAAGATCAAACATCTCAAGAACCTTCATTGCAACTGAATTGTGAGCAAGGATGGACTATCACCGCAGTTAACTTTGCTAGCTTTGGAACTCCTACAGGAGATTGTGGAGCATTCATTGAAGGGAGTTGCCATTGGGATGTGTTATCCATAGTTCATCAG GGGTGTGTGGGCAAGTCAGGATGTTCCATTCCTATCACCATGGCTAAACTTGGTGACCCATGTCCTGGAGTACAAAAAAGTCTGGCTGTTGAAGCTTTTTGCAGTGTTTGA
- the LOC101258612 gene encoding beta-galactosidase 6-like isoform X3, translating to MESKKLLLVIILSMLLVFEKGASTTVTYDHKALVIDGKRRILQSGSIHYPRTTPEIWPEIIRKAKEGGLDVIESYVFWNYHEPVKGEYYFEGRFDLVRFVKTVQEAGLYVHLRIGPYACAEWNYGGFPMWLHFIPGIKFRTTNELFKNEMKLFLAKIVDLMKDENLFATQGGPIILAQVVSFIFVMMDVFVVENEYGNVEWAYGVSGELYVKWAAETAVNLNTTVPWVMCAQEDAPDSVINTCNGFYCDRFTPNSLSKPKMWTENYVGWFLAFGYPVPFRPVEDLAFAVARFFETGGTFQNYYMYFGGTNFGRTAGGPLVATSYDYDAPIDEYGFISQPKWGHLRDLHKAIKHCEEYLVNADPIHLSLGLKLEAHVYYKSSNDCAAFLANYGNSSDANVTFNGKSYFLHAWSVSILPDCKNVIFNTAKVVSQKTTGSTAFTHNTVTIENSLESDPWGWYQEKVGIANNHSFASPRLLEQINTTKDTSDFLWYTTSINVEENIKKRKAKELQLMVGSLGHAALVFVNKKPVGFGYGNHDDASFVLSKKIHLKQGNNTVDILSMMVGLQNYGPWFDISGAGVFSVIFSDLKNSKNFSSTEWIYQTSFSPPEGRGPISLNLSSMGKGQAWVNGQHIGRYWSSYRSPSTGCSDNCDYRGAYDSWKCLKKCGQPAQVLYHVPRSWLKPEKNLLVLHEELGGDPSKISFSTRSGQTICAHVSELDPPPVDTWKTDKDQTSQEPSLQLNCEQGWTITAVNFASFGTPTGDCGAFIEGSCHWDVLSIVHQGCVGKSGCSIPITMAKLGDPCPGVQKSLAVEAFCSV from the exons ATGGAAAGTAAGAAATTGTTGTTGGTAATAATATTGTCTATGcttttagtttttgaaaaagGGGCGTCGACGACAGTAACTTATGATCACAAGGCATTGGTTATTGATGGAAAGAGGAGAATTTTGCAATCAGGATCAATACATTATCCAAGAACTACACCTGAA ATATGGCCAGAGATCATTAGAAAGGCTAAGGAAGGCGGATTGGACGTGATAGAGAGTTATGTTTTCTGGAATTATCATGAACCTGTCAAAGGAGAG TACTACTTTGAAGGCAGGTTTGACCTTGTACGGTTTGTGAAGACAGTACAAGAAGCTGGCCTATACGTGCATCTCCGTATAGGTCCATATGCCTGTGCTGAATGGAACTATGG GGGCTTCCCTATGTGGCTACACTTTATCCCTGGAATAAAGTTTCGAACAACAAATGAACTTTTTAAG AATGAAATGAAACTCTTTCTTGCCAAGATTGTTGATCTTATGAAGGATGAGAACCTCTTCGCTACACAAGGAGGTCCAATCATACTCGCTCAGGTTGTTTCTTTCATCTTTGTGATGATGGATGTCTTTGTG GTAGAAAATGAGTATGGAAATGTTGAATGGGCATATGGAGTCAGCGGagagctatatgtaaaatgggCTGCAGAAACTGCTGTTAATCTTAATACGACCGTCCCTTGGGTGATGTGTGCACAAGAAGATGCACCTGATTCAGTT ATAAACACATGTAATGGATTCTATTGTGATCGCTTCACTCCAAATTCCCTGTCCAAGCCAAAGATGTGGACAGAAAACTACGTTGGATG GTTCCTTGCATTTGGTTATCCTGTTCCTTTTCGACCTGTTGAAGACTTGGCTTTTGCTGTAGCACgtttttttgaaactggtggtacatttcaaaattattacatG TATTTTGGTGGCACCAATTTTGGTCGAACAGCTGGAGGTCCTCTAGTAGCAACAAGCTACGACTATGATGCCCCCATAGATGAGTATG GTTTCATAAGTCAGCCAAAGTGGGGCCACCTACGCGATTTACACAAGGCTATAAAACACTGTGAAGAATATTTGGTCAATGCAGATCCAATTCATTTGTCCCTTGGTCTGAAACTTGAG GCACATGTATATTACAAGAGCTCCAATGACTGTGCAGCCTTCCTTGCTAACTATGGTAACAGTTCAGATGCAAATGTTACATTTAATGGGAAGTCATATTTTCTTCATGCTTGGTCTGTTAGCATCCTTCCAGACTGTAAGAATGTCATATTCAACACGGCGAAG GTTGTTTCACAAAAAACGACAGGAAGTACAGCATTTACTCACAACACGGTTACTATTGAAAATTCGCTGGAGTCAGATCCTTGGGGCTGGTACCAAGAAAAAGTTGGCATCGCGAATAATCATTCGTTTGCATCACCGCGCTTACTAGAGCAGATAAATACAACAAAGGATACCAGTGATTTCCTTTGGTATACAACAAG TATAAATGTGGAGGAGAACATCAAGAAGAGGAAAGCCAAAGAATTGCAGTTAATGGTTGGAAGCTTAGGACATGCAGCTCTTGTTTTTGTAAACAAGAAACCAGTTG GATTTGGCTATGGTAATCATGATGATGCAAGCTTTGTGCTAAGTAAGAAAATCCATCTTAAGCAAGGAAACAACACAGTGGACATATTGAGCATGATGGTTGGTTTGCAG AACTATGGACCATGGTTTGACATCTCTGGAGCAGGTGTATTTTCTGTTATCTTCAGTGATTTGAAGAATTCCAAGAATTTTTCTTCTACAGAATGGATCTACCAG ACAAGTTTTTCTCCTCCAGAAGGAAGAGGCCCTATATCGCTAAATCTGTCAAGTATGGGTAAAGGTCAGGCATGGGTAAATGGGCAGCATATAGGGAGATACTGGTCTTCTTATCGTTCACCCTCAACAGGCTGTTCTGATAATTGTGACTACAGAGGAGCTTATGATTCATGGAAATGTTTGAAGAAATGTGGTCAACCTGCTCAAGTGTT GTACCATGTACCACGCAGTTGGTTAAAGCCAGAAAAGAACTTGCTTGTGCTGCATGAAGAGCTTGGTGGTGACCcttcaaaaatatctttctcAACGCGATCTGGGCAAACAATTTGTGCTCATGTATCTGAGTTAGATCCTCCACCTGTTGATACTTGGAAGACAGACAAAGATCAAACATCTCAAGAACCTTCATTGCAACTGAATTGTGAGCAAGGATGGACTATCACCGCAGTTAACTTTGCTAGCTTTGGAACTCCTACAGGAGATTGTGGAGCATTCATTGAAGGGAGTTGCCATTGGGATGTGTTATCCATAGTTCATCAG GGGTGTGTGGGCAAGTCAGGATGTTCCATTCCTATCACCATGGCTAAACTTGGTGACCCATGTCCTGGAGTACAAAAAAGTCTGGCTGTTGAAGCTTTTTGCAGTGTTTGA
- the LOC101258612 gene encoding beta-galactosidase 8-like isoform X2, translating into MESKKLLLVIILSMLLVFEKGASTTVTYDHKALVIDGKRRILQSGSIHYPRTTPEIWPEIIRKAKEGGLDVIESYVFWNYHEPVKGEYYFEGRFDLVRFVKTVQEAGLYVHLRIGPYACAEWNYGGFPMWLHFIPGIKFRTTNELFKNEMKLFLAKIVDLMKDENLFATQGGPIILAQVENEYGNVEWAYGVSGELYVKWAAETAVNLNTTVPWVMCAQEDAPDSVINTCNGFYCDRFTPNSLSKPKMWTENYVGWFLAFGYPVPFRPVEDLAFAVARFFETGGTFQNYYMYFGGTNFGRTAGGPLVATSYDYDAPIDEYGFISQPKWGHLRDLHKAIKHCEEYLVNADPIHLSLGLKLEAHVYYKSSNDCAAFLANYGNSSDANVTFNGKSYFLHAWSVSILPDCKNVIFNTAKVVSQKTTGSTAFTHNTVTIENSLESDPWGWYQEKVGIANNHSFASPRLLEQINTTKDTSDFLWYTTSINVEENIKKRKAKELQLMVGSLGHAALVFVNKKPVGFGYGNHDDASFVLSKKIHLKQGNNTVDILSMMVGLQNYGPWFDISGAGVFSVIFSDLKNSKNFSSTEWIYQVGLEGEYLGLDKVSLANSSLWIQGSSVPVHQSLIWYKTSFSPPEGRGPISLNLSSMGKGQAWVNGQHIGRYWSSYRSPSTGCSDNCDYRGAYDSWKCLKKCGQPAQVLYHVPRSWLKPEKNLLVLHEELGGDPSKISFSTRSGQTICAHVSELDPPPVDTWKTDKDQTSQEPSLQLNCEQGWTITAVNFASFGTPTGDCGAFIEGSCHWDVLSIVHQGCVGKSGCSIPITMAKLGDPCPGVQKSLAVEAFCSV; encoded by the exons ATGGAAAGTAAGAAATTGTTGTTGGTAATAATATTGTCTATGcttttagtttttgaaaaagGGGCGTCGACGACAGTAACTTATGATCACAAGGCATTGGTTATTGATGGAAAGAGGAGAATTTTGCAATCAGGATCAATACATTATCCAAGAACTACACCTGAA ATATGGCCAGAGATCATTAGAAAGGCTAAGGAAGGCGGATTGGACGTGATAGAGAGTTATGTTTTCTGGAATTATCATGAACCTGTCAAAGGAGAG TACTACTTTGAAGGCAGGTTTGACCTTGTACGGTTTGTGAAGACAGTACAAGAAGCTGGCCTATACGTGCATCTCCGTATAGGTCCATATGCCTGTGCTGAATGGAACTATGG GGGCTTCCCTATGTGGCTACACTTTATCCCTGGAATAAAGTTTCGAACAACAAATGAACTTTTTAAG AATGAAATGAAACTCTTTCTTGCCAAGATTGTTGATCTTATGAAGGATGAGAACCTCTTCGCTACACAAGGAGGTCCAATCATACTCGCTCAG GTAGAAAATGAGTATGGAAATGTTGAATGGGCATATGGAGTCAGCGGagagctatatgtaaaatgggCTGCAGAAACTGCTGTTAATCTTAATACGACCGTCCCTTGGGTGATGTGTGCACAAGAAGATGCACCTGATTCAGTT ATAAACACATGTAATGGATTCTATTGTGATCGCTTCACTCCAAATTCCCTGTCCAAGCCAAAGATGTGGACAGAAAACTACGTTGGATG GTTCCTTGCATTTGGTTATCCTGTTCCTTTTCGACCTGTTGAAGACTTGGCTTTTGCTGTAGCACgtttttttgaaactggtggtacatttcaaaattattacatG TATTTTGGTGGCACCAATTTTGGTCGAACAGCTGGAGGTCCTCTAGTAGCAACAAGCTACGACTATGATGCCCCCATAGATGAGTATG GTTTCATAAGTCAGCCAAAGTGGGGCCACCTACGCGATTTACACAAGGCTATAAAACACTGTGAAGAATATTTGGTCAATGCAGATCCAATTCATTTGTCCCTTGGTCTGAAACTTGAG GCACATGTATATTACAAGAGCTCCAATGACTGTGCAGCCTTCCTTGCTAACTATGGTAACAGTTCAGATGCAAATGTTACATTTAATGGGAAGTCATATTTTCTTCATGCTTGGTCTGTTAGCATCCTTCCAGACTGTAAGAATGTCATATTCAACACGGCGAAG GTTGTTTCACAAAAAACGACAGGAAGTACAGCATTTACTCACAACACGGTTACTATTGAAAATTCGCTGGAGTCAGATCCTTGGGGCTGGTACCAAGAAAAAGTTGGCATCGCGAATAATCATTCGTTTGCATCACCGCGCTTACTAGAGCAGATAAATACAACAAAGGATACCAGTGATTTCCTTTGGTATACAACAAG TATAAATGTGGAGGAGAACATCAAGAAGAGGAAAGCCAAAGAATTGCAGTTAATGGTTGGAAGCTTAGGACATGCAGCTCTTGTTTTTGTAAACAAGAAACCAGTTG GATTTGGCTATGGTAATCATGATGATGCAAGCTTTGTGCTAAGTAAGAAAATCCATCTTAAGCAAGGAAACAACACAGTGGACATATTGAGCATGATGGTTGGTTTGCAG AACTATGGACCATGGTTTGACATCTCTGGAGCAGGTGTATTTTCTGTTATCTTCAGTGATTTGAAGAATTCCAAGAATTTTTCTTCTACAGAATGGATCTACCAG GTAGGTCTTGAAGGTGAGTATCTTGGACTTGATAAAGTTAGTCTTGCAAATAGTTCTCTGTGGATTCAGGGGAGTTCTGTCCCAGTACATCAGAGTTTGATATGGTACAAG ACAAGTTTTTCTCCTCCAGAAGGAAGAGGCCCTATATCGCTAAATCTGTCAAGTATGGGTAAAGGTCAGGCATGGGTAAATGGGCAGCATATAGGGAGATACTGGTCTTCTTATCGTTCACCCTCAACAGGCTGTTCTGATAATTGTGACTACAGAGGAGCTTATGATTCATGGAAATGTTTGAAGAAATGTGGTCAACCTGCTCAAGTGTT GTACCATGTACCACGCAGTTGGTTAAAGCCAGAAAAGAACTTGCTTGTGCTGCATGAAGAGCTTGGTGGTGACCcttcaaaaatatctttctcAACGCGATCTGGGCAAACAATTTGTGCTCATGTATCTGAGTTAGATCCTCCACCTGTTGATACTTGGAAGACAGACAAAGATCAAACATCTCAAGAACCTTCATTGCAACTGAATTGTGAGCAAGGATGGACTATCACCGCAGTTAACTTTGCTAGCTTTGGAACTCCTACAGGAGATTGTGGAGCATTCATTGAAGGGAGTTGCCATTGGGATGTGTTATCCATAGTTCATCAG GGGTGTGTGGGCAAGTCAGGATGTTCCATTCCTATCACCATGGCTAAACTTGGTGACCCATGTCCTGGAGTACAAAAAAGTCTGGCTGTTGAAGCTTTTTGCAGTGTTTGA